In Paracoccus methylovorus, a genomic segment contains:
- a CDS encoding M3 family oligoendopeptidase, with the protein MTISACSPLNSILHRILPRDENALPVAADGPDLGTLPEWDLSDLYPAPDSPELARDVEAVEQSCCSFARDYDGKLAALDADKMLECIERYQQIDILAGRVMSYAGLRYYQNTTDSARAKQMGDLQDLITTATAKLVFFSLEFNRIPDGRYEEIFSAPNGPARYKPVFDRMRAMRPYQLSNELERFLHDNSVVGAAAWNRLFDETTAGLTFDVNGEELGLEATLNLLTDHDRPRREAGARALTEVFGKNVKLFARIHNTLAKEKAIEDKWRKMPTPQTARHLSNHVEPEVVEALRDAVTTAYPRLSHRYYRLKARWLGLDKLQIWDRNAPLPSESARLIPWPEAQATVLDAYAGFSPQLAELAQPFFEQGWIDAAVKSGKVPGAFAHPTVTTVHPYVLLNYLGKPRDVMTLAHELGHGVHQRLAAAQGELLAATPLTLAETASVFGEMLTFRALLSKTTDKAQRKALLAGKVEDMINTVVRQIAFYDFECKLHAARAQGELTPEDINALWMSVQHESLGDAFEFMPGYETFWTYVPHFIHSPFYVYAYAFGDGLVNALYAAYEDGLPDFQAKYFDMLAAGGSRHHKELLAPFGLDASDPAFWDKGLSIIESFIDELETMEV; encoded by the coding sequence ATGACGATTTCTGCCTGTAGCCCCCTGAACAGCATCCTCCATCGCATCCTGCCCCGTGACGAGAACGCCTTGCCTGTCGCAGCCGACGGCCCCGATCTGGGCACGCTGCCCGAATGGGATCTGAGCGATCTCTACCCTGCCCCCGATTCGCCCGAACTCGCTCGCGATGTCGAGGCTGTGGAGCAGTCCTGCTGCAGCTTCGCCCGCGACTACGACGGCAAACTGGCTGCGCTGGACGCCGACAAGATGCTGGAATGCATCGAACGCTATCAGCAAATCGACATTCTGGCCGGTCGCGTCATGTCCTATGCCGGGCTGCGCTATTACCAGAACACCACGGATTCGGCGCGCGCCAAGCAGATGGGCGATCTTCAGGATCTCATCACCACGGCAACCGCCAAGCTGGTCTTCTTCAGCCTGGAGTTCAACCGTATCCCGGACGGGCGCTACGAAGAAATCTTCTCTGCGCCGAACGGCCCTGCGCGCTACAAGCCGGTCTTCGACCGCATGCGCGCCATGCGCCCCTATCAGCTTTCGAATGAGCTGGAACGCTTTTTACACGACAATTCGGTCGTGGGCGCCGCTGCCTGGAACCGCCTCTTCGACGAGACCACCGCCGGCCTGACCTTTGACGTGAACGGAGAAGAGCTGGGCTTGGAGGCCACGCTGAACCTGCTGACCGATCACGATCGTCCCCGGCGCGAAGCCGGCGCCCGCGCACTGACCGAGGTCTTTGGCAAGAACGTCAAGCTTTTCGCCCGCATCCACAACACGCTGGCCAAAGAAAAGGCGATCGAGGACAAATGGCGCAAGATGCCGACGCCACAAACTGCGCGCCACCTGTCGAACCATGTCGAACCCGAAGTGGTCGAGGCCCTGCGTGATGCCGTCACGACCGCCTACCCGCGCCTGTCGCATCGCTACTATCGGCTCAAGGCGCGCTGGCTGGGCTTGGACAAGCTCCAGATCTGGGACCGCAACGCACCGCTGCCCAGTGAAAGCGCGCGTCTTATCCCCTGGCCCGAGGCGCAGGCCACCGTGCTGGATGCCTATGCCGGATTCTCGCCGCAACTGGCGGAACTGGCTCAGCCCTTCTTCGAGCAAGGCTGGATTGACGCGGCCGTGAAGTCCGGAAAAGTCCCCGGCGCTTTTGCCCATCCCACGGTAACGACCGTGCATCCCTATGTGCTTTTGAACTATCTCGGCAAGCCGCGCGATGTGATGACGTTGGCGCATGAATTGGGACACGGCGTTCACCAGCGGCTGGCAGCAGCACAGGGAGAGCTTCTGGCCGCGACACCGCTGACACTTGCCGAAACGGCAAGTGTTTTCGGCGAGATGCTGACCTTCCGCGCCTTACTTTCGAAAACCACCGACAAGGCACAGCGCAAAGCTCTGCTGGCCGGAAAAGTCGAAGACATGATCAACACGGTGGTGCGCCAGATCGCCTTCTATGATTTCGAATGCAAGCTGCACGCCGCACGCGCCCAAGGGGAACTGACCCCCGAAGACATAAACGCCCTCTGGATGTCGGTACAGCACGAAAGCCTGGGCGACGCCTTCGAATTCATGCCGGGCTATGAGACTTTCTGGACCTACGTGCCGCATTTCATTCATTCGCCCTTCTATGTCTACGCCTATGCTTTCGGTGACGGGTTAGTGAACGCGCTTTATGCTGCCTATGAAGACGGACTGCCCGACTTTCAGGCGAAATATTTCGATATGCTGGCCGCAGGCGGCTCACGGCATCACAAGGAACTCTTGGCCCCCTTCGGTCTTGATGCCTCGGATCCGGCCTTCTGGGACAAGGGCCTTTCCATCATCGAAAGCTTCATCGACGAACTTGAAACGATGGAGGTCTGA
- a CDS encoding alpha/beta fold hydrolase, with protein sequence MKPAPFNTLPGDPLPLARAFWLRAEDGVRLRAAHWAAGGASGTVLLFPGRTEYLEKYAEVAADLNAAGLDVLTLDWRGQGMSDRLQPNPRPGHIGDFADYQRDVVELVVTAQELDLPRPWHLLAHSMGGTIGLAALEAGLPVQSVVFSAPMWGINLRRVPEVLAMAIARLGRKLGRGGHPAPGSGGEENFVLMDPFHDNLLTGDGRRWGRLVAETASWPDISVGGVSNDWLIAALQECHRLTTLPAPTLPTLIALGDKERVVSPRAIRARVATWPGATLLELPDCRHEPMIERDAVRSRFLEASIAHFESAAPALSG encoded by the coding sequence ATGAAGCCCGCGCCCTTCAACACGCTGCCCGGCGATCCGCTGCCGCTTGCCCGCGCCTTCTGGCTGCGGGCCGAGGATGGCGTGCGGCTGCGGGCGGCACATTGGGCGGCGGGCGGGGCCTCGGGAACGGTTCTGCTGTTCCCGGGCCGCACCGAATACCTTGAGAAATACGCCGAAGTCGCTGCAGACCTGAACGCCGCCGGGCTTGATGTGCTGACGCTGGACTGGCGCGGTCAAGGCATGTCGGACCGGTTGCAGCCCAACCCTCGGCCCGGCCATATCGGTGATTTCGCCGATTACCAGCGCGATGTCGTCGAACTGGTGGTAACGGCACAGGAACTGGACCTGCCGCGTCCCTGGCATCTGCTGGCGCATTCCATGGGCGGCACCATCGGTCTTGCCGCGTTGGAGGCCGGGTTGCCGGTGCAAAGCGTTGTGTTCTCGGCACCGATGTGGGGCATCAATCTGCGCCGCGTGCCCGAGGTCCTGGCGATGGCCATTGCCCGCCTTGGCCGCAAACTGGGCCGTGGCGGACATCCCGCACCCGGATCAGGCGGCGAGGAAAACTTTGTCCTGATGGACCCGTTCCACGACAACCTACTGACCGGGGACGGTCGCCGCTGGGGCCGGCTGGTGGCCGAGACGGCAAGCTGGCCCGATATTTCAGTCGGCGGCGTCAGCAACGACTGGCTGATTGCCGCCTTGCAGGAATGCCACCGCCTTACCACCCTGCCTGCCCCCACCCTGCCAACACTGATCGCGCTGGGGGACAAGGAACGCGTCGTCTCGCCCCGGGCCATCCGCGCACGGGTGGCCACCTGGCCCGGCGCCACGCTGCTGGAGCTGCCCGATTGCCGCCACGAGCCGATGATTGAGCGCGATGCCGTCCGCAGCCGCTTTCTGGAGGCCAGCATCGCGCATTTCGAGAGCGCTGCGCCGGCCTTATCCGGTTAA
- a CDS encoding SCP2 sterol-binding domain-containing protein → MSKVVEAAVAALDEKAKGFDGTAKFVIEGEGAVYIDADGARAADDEAEVTLTASRETFEGLMSGDVNPTTAFMTGKLRVDGSMGAAMKLGALLS, encoded by the coding sequence ATGAGCAAAGTGGTCGAGGCCGCCGTGGCCGCACTGGACGAAAAGGCCAAGGGCTTCGACGGCACCGCCAAATTCGTCATCGAGGGCGAAGGTGCGGTCTATATCGACGCCGACGGCGCACGTGCCGCCGATGACGAAGCCGAGGTGACGCTGACCGCCAGCCGCGAAACCTTCGAGGGCCTGATGAGCGGCGACGTGAACCCCACCACCGCCTTCATGACCGGCAAGCTGCGGGTCGACGGCTCGATGGGCGCGGCGATGAAGCTTGGGGCGCTGCTGTCCTAG
- a CDS encoding tetratricopeptide repeat protein: MTDSPLAEPAAPSEPTTQAQVQAREDLDLLFAELAQPGGETWARAESDILRIWSRSGSAAMDLLYKRGETALDAGDTVAAIGHLTALTDHAPDFAAGWYLRSVAFYLDGDFGPAIADLGEVLRLEPRHFGALTQLGTILEELGDDRNALKAFRQSLTIHPNQQDAQDAVQRLERKLQGMDA, from the coding sequence TTGACCGACAGCCCTTTGGCAGAGCCTGCCGCCCCGTCCGAGCCGACCACCCAGGCGCAAGTGCAGGCGCGCGAGGATCTGGATCTGCTGTTTGCCGAACTGGCCCAGCCCGGCGGTGAAACCTGGGCCCGGGCCGAAAGCGATATCCTGCGTATCTGGTCGCGCTCGGGCTCGGCGGCGATGGACCTGCTGTACAAGCGGGGCGAGACGGCGCTGGATGCGGGCGATACCGTCGCCGCCATCGGCCACCTGACGGCGCTGACCGATCATGCACCGGATTTCGCGGCGGGCTGGTATCTGCGTTCGGTCGCATTTTATCTGGACGGCGATTTCGGCCCGGCCATCGCCGATCTGGGCGAGGTGCTGCGGCTGGAGCCCCGTCATTTTGGTGCGCTTACCCAATTGGGCACGATCCTCGAGGAGCTGGGCGACGACCGGAACGCGTTGAAAGCCTTTCGCCAAAGCCTGACGATCCACCCGAATCAGCAGGACGCGCAGGATGCCGTTCAGCGGCTTGAACGGAAATTGCAGGGTATGGACGCCTGA
- a CDS encoding helicase-related protein gives MQDRSRVTAILGPTNTGKTHYAIERMLAHRTGVIGLPLRLLAREVYDRIVKARGPSVVALITGEERIVPERVQYWVATTEAMPEVGADFVAIDEIQLCADPDRGHVFTDRLLNMRGLHETLLLGADTMRPAIAALVPQAQFMRRDRFSALSWAGSKKISRMPPRSAIVCFSVEEVYATAELIRRQKGGCAVVMGALSPRTRNAQVAMYQNGEVDYLVATDAIGMGLNLDIRHIAFSATEKFDGRRYRPLFPHELGQIAGRAGRHTEPGTFGVTGDAGPLEEGLIEAIENHRFAPIQRLMWRNSTLEFGTIERLLLSLETPPQSEWLARGREADDIRALKALSSMPEVRDRVTHPRDVRLLWDVCRIPDFRSISPAEHASLLARIFGFLRDGGVPGDWLEGQIRRIDRVQGDIDTLSKRLAYIRTWTYVAQRSGWVSDESHWRAETRAVEDRLSDALHAALTQRFVDRRTSVLLRRLKQKESLLAEVNDKGEVTVEGEFAGRLEGFRFHADPSATGDEARMLQRAAYEALRPEFHLRADRFYNAPDTELDFTEQGGLMWGSSAVGKLVKGSEGLRPGVEPFVDEEAGPEITEKVRRRLQHFIDRRIATLFEPLLALKNDETLAGIARGFAFRLVESLGVLPREGVANEVKELDQDARGLLRKHGVRFGQFTIFQPALLKPAPTRLRLVLWGLDQGLSEFPESPPPGLVTIPNLPDVPKGYYTLSGYHPAGERAIRIDMLERLADMLRNQDSRGGFEATPDMLSITGMTLEQFSGLMQGLGYRAEQGERVKARAEPAPVVVAPEPEAIDHEHPLTEEESVLAAETRAKWEAEQAARKAAEAEAGATAEPGADEPVEAPAPETEVFYTFTWAPRPRGGNRRPERGERPGQGQGQGQQGRAEGERGPRRDREPGQENRREGKPFEGKRRDDQRGERGPKGKPKGKPRHDGPKSFEARPPRAEKQADPDSPFAILAALKNKS, from the coding sequence ATGCAGGACAGATCGCGGGTCACGGCCATCCTTGGCCCGACAAATACTGGCAAGACGCATTACGCCATCGAACGCATGCTGGCGCATCGCACCGGGGTCATCGGCCTGCCGCTGCGGCTTTTGGCGCGCGAAGTCTATGACCGGATCGTCAAGGCGCGCGGGCCCTCGGTCGTGGCGCTGATTACGGGCGAAGAGCGGATCGTGCCCGAGCGGGTGCAATACTGGGTCGCCACCACCGAGGCCATGCCCGAGGTCGGCGCCGATTTCGTCGCCATAGACGAGATCCAGCTTTGCGCCGATCCCGACCGCGGCCATGTCTTTACCGACCGGCTGCTGAACATGCGCGGGCTGCATGAAACGCTGCTTTTGGGGGCCGATACCATGCGCCCGGCCATCGCCGCGCTGGTGCCGCAGGCGCAGTTCATGCGGCGCGACCGGTTTTCCGCGCTGTCATGGGCGGGGTCCAAAAAGATCAGCCGCATGCCGCCGCGCTCGGCCATCGTCTGCTTTTCCGTTGAAGAGGTCTACGCAACCGCCGAACTGATCCGGCGGCAAAAGGGCGGCTGCGCCGTGGTGATGGGCGCGCTGAGCCCGCGCACCCGCAATGCGCAGGTGGCGATGTATCAAAATGGCGAGGTGGATTATCTGGTCGCCACCGATGCCATCGGCATGGGGCTGAACCTCGACATCCGTCATATCGCCTTTTCGGCGACCGAGAAATTCGACGGTCGCCGTTATCGTCCGTTATTCCCCCATGAACTGGGCCAGATCGCCGGCAGGGCGGGGCGCCATACCGAACCGGGCACTTTCGGCGTCACCGGTGATGCCGGGCCTCTGGAAGAAGGGCTGATCGAGGCCATCGAGAACCACCGCTTTGCGCCGATCCAGCGGCTGATGTGGCGCAACTCCACGCTGGAATTCGGCACAATCGAGCGGCTGCTGCTAAGTCTGGAAACCCCGCCGCAATCGGAATGGCTGGCCCGGGGGCGCGAGGCGGACGACATCCGTGCGCTCAAGGCGCTGTCCTCCATGCCGGAGGTCCGCGACAGGGTGACGCACCCGCGCGATGTGCGGCTGTTGTGGGATGTGTGCCGGATTCCGGATTTCCGCTCGATCTCTCCGGCCGAACATGCGTCGCTTCTGGCGCGAATCTTCGGCTTCCTGCGCGATGGCGGCGTGCCCGGCGACTGGTTGGAAGGTCAGATCCGCCGTATCGACCGCGTGCAGGGCGATATCGATACATTGTCGAAACGATTGGCATATATCCGGACATGGACCTATGTTGCCCAGCGTTCGGGTTGGGTATCAGACGAAAGTCATTGGCGTGCCGAGACGCGCGCGGTAGAAGATCGCTTGTCGGACGCGTTGCACGCGGCTTTGACGCAAAGATTCGTGGACCGGCGCACTTCCGTGCTGCTGCGCCGGCTCAAACAGAAGGAGAGCCTTTTGGCCGAGGTGAATGACAAGGGCGAAGTGACGGTCGAGGGCGAATTCGCCGGCCGTCTGGAGGGCTTCCGCTTCCACGCCGATCCGAGCGCAACCGGGGACGAAGCGCGTATGTTGCAACGCGCCGCCTATGAGGCGTTGCGTCCCGAATTCCATCTGCGCGCCGACAGGTTCTATAACGCGCCGGATACCGAGCTGGACTTCACCGAACAGGGCGGCCTGATGTGGGGCAGTTCCGCGGTAGGCAAGCTGGTCAAGGGTAGCGAGGGGCTGCGTCCGGGTGTCGAGCCTTTCGTCGATGAAGAAGCTGGCCCCGAGATCACCGAAAAGGTGCGCCGTCGGTTGCAGCATTTCATCGACCGCAGGATCGCGACCCTGTTCGAGCCGCTGCTGGCGCTTAAGAACGATGAGACGCTGGCCGGCATTGCGCGCGGCTTTGCCTTTCGTCTGGTCGAGTCGCTGGGCGTGCTGCCGCGCGAAGGCGTGGCCAATGAGGTCAAGGAGCTGGATCAGGACGCGCGCGGGCTTTTGCGCAAGCATGGCGTGCGCTTTGGCCAGTTCACCATCTTCCAGCCGGCGCTGCTGAAGCCGGCGCCGACGCGGCTGCGGCTGGTGCTGTGGGGGCTGGATCAAGGGTTGTCGGAATTCCCCGAAAGCCCGCCGCCCGGCCTAGTGACCATCCCCAACCTGCCCGACGTGCCCAAGGGATATTATACGCTTTCGGGCTATCACCCGGCGGGCGAACGGGCGATCCGCATCGATATGCTGGAACGTCTTGCCGACATGCTGCGCAACCAGGACAGCCGCGGCGGGTTCGAGGCGACGCCGGACATGTTGTCCATCACCGGCATGACGCTGGAGCAATTCTCAGGTCTGATGCAGGGGCTGGGCTATCGCGCCGAGCAGGGTGAGCGGGTCAAGGCCCGTGCCGAGCCTGCGCCCGTCGTCGTCGCACCCGAGCCCGAGGCCATAGATCACGAGCATCCGCTGACCGAAGAGGAAAGCGTGCTTGCCGCCGAGACCCGTGCCAAGTGGGAGGCCGAGCAGGCCGCCCGCAAAGCCGCCGAGGCGGAAGCCGGGGCCACAGCCGAGCCTGGTGCCGACGAGCCTGTCGAAGCGCCTGCGCCTGAAACCGAGGTGTTCTATACCTTCACCTGGGCGCCGCGTCCGCGCGGCGGCAACCGCCGTCCCGAGCGGGGCGAGCGGCCGGGACAGGGGCAAGGGCAGGGTCAACAGGGCCGTGCCGAGGGTGAACGCGGGCCGCGCCGCGACCGCGAGCCGGGGCAAGAAAACCGGCGCGAGGGCAAACCCTTCGAGGGCAAGCGTCGCGACGACCAACGCGGTGAACGTGGACCCAAGGGCAAACCCAAAGGCAAGCCGCGCCATGACGGACCCAAAAGCTTCGAGGCGCGTCCGCCCCGAGCCGAGAAACAGGCCGATCCCGACAGCCCCTTCGCCATTCTCGCCGCGCTCAAAAACAAGTCGTGA
- a CDS encoding RNA-binding S4 domain-containing protein — protein MSAEGAGAIRLDRWLHHARLFKTRTLAADAIGAGGIRVNGQPCSKPAQVVRSGDTITVSAHGRVRVMRVLVLGERRGPASEAATLYEEL, from the coding sequence GTGAGCGCGGAAGGGGCCGGGGCGATCAGGCTCGACCGTTGGCTGCATCACGCGCGGCTGTTCAAGACCCGCACCCTGGCCGCCGACGCGATCGGCGCCGGGGGCATCAGGGTAAACGGGCAGCCTTGTAGCAAACCGGCGCAGGTGGTTCGGAGCGGCGATACCATCACCGTCTCCGCCCATGGCCGGGTGCGTGTGATGCGAGTCCTTGTGTTGGGAGAGCGCCGCGGCCCCGCCAGCGAAGCCGCCACGCTTTATGAAGAGCTGTAG
- a CDS encoding CarD family transcriptional regulator → MSKAKKTEFRPDDFVVYPTHGVGRIVSIEEQEVAGLRLEMFVISFEKDKMTLRVPTARATEIGMRGLSTPDLVERALDTLKGKARVKRAMWSRRAQEYEQKINSGDLMSIAEVVRDLHRNDDQREQSYSERQLYEAALERLTREVAAVSGMDEAGAQKKVETVLTARAA, encoded by the coding sequence ATGTCGAAAGCCAAGAAGACCGAATTCCGCCCCGATGACTTTGTCGTCTATCCGACCCATGGCGTGGGTCGCATCGTTTCGATCGAAGAGCAAGAGGTGGCGGGGCTGCGCCTTGAAATGTTCGTGATCTCGTTCGAAAAAGACAAGATGACTTTGCGTGTGCCGACCGCACGCGCGACCGAGATCGGTATGCGCGGTCTTTCGACCCCCGATCTGGTGGAGCGTGCCTTGGACACGCTGAAAGGCAAGGCCCGCGTCAAGCGTGCGATGTGGTCGCGCCGCGCCCAAGAATATGAGCAAAAGATCAACTCGGGCGATCTGATGTCGATTGCCGAAGTGGTGCGCGACCTGCACCGCAATGACGACCAGCGCGAGCAATCCTATTCCGAACGTCAGCTCTATGAGGCCGCGTTGGAGCGCCTGACCCGCGAAGTCGCCGCTGTCAGCGGCATGGACGAGGCCGGCGCCCAGAAAAAGGTCGAAACCGTGCTGACGGCCCGCGCGGCCTGA
- a CDS encoding dipeptidase, translating into MTDNSRIGEVLSTLDKELPQALDRLMEFLRIPSVSTDPAYRGEVRRAADWLCAELIGLGFEASVRDTPGHPMVVAHSQRGDRRPLLFYGHYDVQPVDPLELWQNPPFEPLIEDTPQGKVIRARGASDDKGQLMTFVEAFRAWKTVHGRLPSDLVLLFEGEEESGSPSLRPFLRENAEELRAGMAMICDTGLYADGRPAITTQLRGLYGEEIVIRAADRDLHSGSFGGLAANPIQVLVNVLSTVKDSSGHITLPGFYDGVEELSDALRADWAALGFDASEFLSRVGLKQPIGEQSRTGLEMVWNRPTFEINGITGGYTGEGFKTVLPAEARAKVSFRLTGTQDPKRIRDTFRAHVRAAVPQDCTVEFHGHGASPASRMDISDPAFAAAKTALSDEWDREAAYIGAGGSIPIAGDFKEILGMDSMLIGFGRDDDRIHSPNEKYDLQSFAKGARSWARILAALG; encoded by the coding sequence ATGACGGATAATTCCAGAATCGGCGAAGTACTTTCAACCTTGGACAAAGAGCTGCCCCAAGCGCTCGACCGGCTGATGGAATTTCTTCGCATTCCGTCCGTCTCGACCGATCCGGCCTATCGGGGCGAGGTGCGGCGCGCGGCGGATTGGCTGTGCGCGGAACTCATCGGGCTGGGGTTCGAGGCTTCGGTGCGAGACACGCCCGGACACCCGATGGTCGTCGCCCATTCGCAAAGGGGCGACCGCCGCCCGCTGCTGTTTTACGGCCATTATGACGTGCAGCCGGTCGATCCGCTGGAACTGTGGCAGAACCCGCCCTTTGAGCCGCTGATCGAGGATACACCGCAAGGCAAGGTGATCCGGGCGCGCGGCGCCTCGGACGACAAAGGCCAGCTCATGACTTTTGTCGAGGCCTTCCGGGCGTGGAAGACCGTGCATGGCAGGCTGCCCTCGGACCTCGTGCTGCTGTTCGAAGGCGAAGAGGAATCCGGCTCGCCCAGCCTAAGGCCCTTTCTGCGCGAAAACGCCGAGGAATTGCGCGCCGGCATGGCGATGATCTGCGACACCGGGCTTTACGCGGATGGCCGCCCCGCCATCACCACGCAGTTGCGCGGCCTTTACGGCGAAGAGATCGTGATCCGCGCAGCCGACCGCGACCTGCATTCGGGCAGTTTCGGCGGGCTGGCGGCAAATCCGATCCAGGTGCTGGTCAACGTCCTCTCGACTGTCAAGGACAGCAGCGGCCATATTACCCTGCCCGGCTTTTACGACGGCGTCGAGGAACTGTCCGACGCGTTGCGCGCGGATTGGGCGGCGCTGGGTTTTGACGCCAGCGAATTCCTGTCGCGCGTCGGGCTGAAGCAGCCCATCGGCGAACAGAGTCGCACGGGATTGGAAATGGTGTGGAACCGCCCGACCTTTGAAATCAACGGTATCACTGGCGGCTATACGGGCGAAGGCTTCAAGACCGTCCTGCCAGCCGAGGCCCGCGCCAAGGTCAGCTTCCGCCTGACCGGCACGCAGGACCCCAAGCGGATTCGCGACACCTTCCGCGCGCATGTCCGCGCCGCCGTGCCGCAGGATTGCACGGTCGAGTTTCACGGGCACGGCGCGAGCCCGGCCAGCCGCATGGACATCTCGGACCCGGCGTTTGCAGCGGCCAAGACGGCGCTGAGCGACGAATGGGACCGTGAGGCGGCATATATCGGCGCCGGCGGATCGATCCCCATTGCCGGCGATTTCAAAGAGATCCTCGGCATGGACTCCATGCTGATCGGCTTTGGCCGCGACGATGATCGCATCCATTCGCCGAATGAGAAATACGACCTGCAAAGCTTTGCCAAAGGGGCCCGCAGTTGGGCGCGGATTCTGGCAGCCTTGGGCTGA
- the hemA gene encoding 5-aminolevulinate synthase, with the protein MDYSAALDQAIGKLHEEGRYRTFIDIERRKGAYPQAVWTRPDGSETEITVWCGNDYLGMGQHPVVLAAMHEALDATGAGSGGTRNISGTTVYHKRLEAELSDLHGKESALVFSSAYTANDATLSTLRKLFPGLIIYSDELNHASMIEGIKRFDGAKRIFRHNDVEHLRELLAADDPEAPKLIAFESIYSMDGDFGPISAICDLADEFNALTYLDEVHAVGMYGPRGGGVAERDGLTGRIDIFNGTLGKAFGVFGGYIAASAKMIDAIRSYAPGFIFTTSLPPAVAAGAAASIAFLKSAEGQLLRDQQQLNARILKMRLRGLGMPIMDHGSHIVPVHVGNPVHCKALSDLLLADFGIYVQPINFPTVPRGTERLRFTPSPVHDPKQIDSLVRAMDNLWSQCKLNRSTSAA; encoded by the coding sequence ATGGACTATTCGGCCGCCCTCGATCAGGCTATCGGCAAGTTGCACGAAGAAGGGCGCTATCGCACCTTTATCGACATCGAACGCCGTAAAGGTGCCTATCCGCAGGCGGTCTGGACCCGGCCGGACGGGTCCGAGACCGAGATTACCGTGTGGTGTGGCAACGACTATCTGGGCATGGGTCAGCACCCCGTCGTGCTGGCCGCGATGCACGAGGCACTGGACGCCACGGGCGCCGGCTCGGGCGGGACCCGCAATATTTCGGGCACGACAGTCTATCATAAGCGGCTGGAGGCAGAGCTTTCCGATCTGCACGGCAAAGAGTCCGCCTTGGTCTTTTCCAGCGCCTATACTGCCAATGACGCGACGCTTTCGACGCTGCGCAAGCTGTTTCCCGGCCTGATTATCTATTCGGACGAGTTGAACCACGCCTCGATGATCGAAGGGATCAAGCGTTTCGATGGCGCCAAGCGCATCTTCCGTCACAATGACGTCGAACATCTGCGCGAATTGCTGGCAGCCGACGATCCGGAGGCGCCGAAGCTGATCGCTTTTGAATCGATCTATTCGATGGATGGCGACTTTGGCCCCATTTCCGCGATCTGCGATCTGGCAGACGAATTCAACGCCCTGACCTATCTGGACGAAGTGCACGCCGTCGGCATGTATGGCCCCCGCGGGGGCGGCGTGGCCGAGCGTGACGGGCTGACCGGGCGCATCGACATCTTCAACGGCACGCTGGGCAAGGCTTTTGGCGTCTTCGGCGGCTATATCGCGGCCTCTGCCAAGATGATCGATGCGATCCGCTCTTATGCGCCGGGCTTTATCTTTACCACTTCGCTGCCGCCTGCGGTGGCGGCGGGCGCTGCGGCCTCGATCGCCTTCCTGAAATCCGCCGAAGGGCAGTTGCTGCGCGACCAGCAGCAGTTGAACGCCCGCATCCTCAAGATGCGGTTGCGCGGCCTGGGCATGCCAATCATGGACCACGGCAGCCATATCGTGCCGGTGCATGTCGGCAATCCGGTGCACTGCAAGGCGTTGTCGGACCTGCTTTTGGCCGATTTCGGCATCTATGTGCAGCCGATCAACTTCCCCACCGTGCCGCGTGGGACCGAGCGGTTGCGCTTTACGCCCTCGCCAGTGCATGATCCCAAGCAGATCGACAGTCTGGTAAGGGCCATGGATAACCTTTGGTCACAGTGCAAACTGAACCGTTCAACTTCGGCTGCTTGA